A window of Sodalis praecaptivus genomic DNA:
CGAAAGCGTCAACCTTGAGCCAGCTGAAATCAAATTGAAAGCCCGTCGCCCAAATAATCGTGGTAATTCCCGCAGCAGTCAGATTCAGCTCAGACAGGGGGTTAATCAAACATGCCGGATCCGGCAGTAAATCCCACGCTTCTGGCTCTGGCGGTAAATCCAGGCCGTTACGTTCAATATACGCATCCGCATCGCGCAACACATCAAAATAGGCTTTGTCGCCGTCCTCGATATTGTCCCGGAGACCTTCAGCAAAGCGTATCACGCCATCGTTCCAGCTTTGCGTGATCCCCACCAAGGTGATGCCCATGTGCGCCAGACGGCGAAAATCAACGGTTTTACCGCCTTCATAGCCGCTTACCGCAAAAGCGACATGCGCCTTCTTCGGTTTGATTTTGACTTCATCCCACAACCCTAACGCCCCGAGCCACCAGCAATAATCGCGATCGCGATAAGAGCGCGGGGGGCGGTAATGTTCTCCCACCGACAGAAAGACTTCGCGGCCAGACTTTCTCAACTCTTCAGCGATTTGCGTACCGGATGCCCCGGCGCCGACCACTAACACGCCCCCCGCCGCCAGCTGCTGCGGGTTCTTATAGACGCTAGAGTGAATCTGATGCACCCCGCTCGCCGCCGGTACGATGTGCGGGAAAGCGGCCTTTTGGAATGGCCCGGTCGCCGCCACCACGTTATCGGCTTCAAACTCGCCCGCTGAGGTGGTGATCTTGAAACCACGGCGGCCGGCCAGACGCTCCACCCGCTGCACGTCCACGCCGGTACGAATGGGCGCCGCGAGCATCCTGGCGTAATCCTCAAAATATTGCGCCATCCGTTCTTTCGCAGGAAAGGTTTCTTGGGGAATGTTATCGAACTTGAGCGACGGAAAGCGATCGTGCCACGCGGGTCCGTTGGCCACCAAGGAATCCCAGCGTTCCGAACGCCAGCGTTCAGCTATGCGGCTGCGCTCCAAGACAATATGGTCCACGCCCATTAATGCCAAGTGTTCGCTCATCGCAATACCCGCCTGACCGGCACCCACTATTACGGTATTCATTTTTTCTAATGACATGTGACATCCCTAAAGTTTATCGACATTGATCTTTTTCACTGCTGAGGATCATCAGGTTGCGTGTTAAAGATAATTCGGTTTCGCTGATGGCATTGATCGGGTCAATGGCCAATATGTGGCAAACCCCTAGTGCCCGCGATCGCTGTGCATTATTTTCCCCAAGCCTAAATATCTATTGGCAATAATTAGAATCACGGCGGTCACGACGATATAAATTACCGAAAGCGCAGCCAGGGTAGGATCGGCAAATTCACGCACGTAGTTGTACATCGCCACGGGTAAAGTCTGTGTCGCTTGCGTGGTAATAAACAGCGAGGCGGTGAATTCGTTAAAGGAGAGAATGGCCGCAAACAGCCACCCGCCCAACAGCCCGGGTAAAATCAGCGGCACGGTGATAGTCCACACGACGCGCAAGGGCGAAGCGCCGAGGCTGGCGGCCGCCAATTCAATGCGCTGCTCCAGGTTTTGTAACGATACATAGACGCTTTGCAGCACAAACGGCAGCATCAGCACGATGTGGCAAAAGATAACCAAGGGATACCCACGGCCGAGATGTAACTGCGACACCAGCATCAGCAGGCCCAGCCCAATGGTAAAATGGGGAATAAACAGCGGCGACAGCAGCACCCCTTCCAGCACCCGTTTGCAGGGGAAGGCATAACGCTCAATGGCAATCGCCAGCGTGGTGCCGATGATTGCCGCCAGCGTTGATGCCCAGGCGGTAACGGTCAGCCCGGAGAAAAGGCCGTGGCGGAAATCAGCGTAATTCACCGCGCGCGTAAACCAGCGCAGCGACCAGCTCTTGGGCGGGAAAAACAGCACCGACGTGCCGCTAAAAGCGGAAATAAACACCACCACGGTGGGCAGCAGCACGAAAATCAGAATGGCCGCCACCAGCAGGCGCCCGGCCAGGGTAATCAATCTATCGTTTAATGAACGGGTCATCTTACTGCTCCCCCAACGCGCGCAAGACACGGGTCATGCGTTTGATGGCCATCAGCAGCACCACCGTCAGGATTAGGCCGGCGATGCTCAGCGCGGCGGCAAACGGGAAGTTCATGGACGAAAATCCCAGTTGATAAACAAGCGTTGCCACCGTACTGACGCGACCGCCGCCAATAAGCTGGGGCGTGGCGAAGGCGCTAAACGTCCAGGCAAAAGCGGTAGCCAAGCTTGAGACAATGCCTGGAATCGACAGCGGGATCGTGACCGTCAAAAGCGTGCGTATCGGGCCTGCGCCCAGACTGGTCGCGGCTTTTTCATAGTCCGGGTCGATATGGGACAGCGCGGCGGCCAGCATCAGGACCATGATAGGCATGGTGACATGGACCAGCGCGACCACGACACCTATCTGCGTGAACATAAACTGGAACGGGGTGTGAATAATGCCGAGCCCCAACAGCAGGCTATTCAGAAAGCCGCTGTTGCCCAGCACGATAATCCACGAATAGGTGCGCACCACTTCCCCAAGAAAAAGCGGCGAGATGGCGATAATCATGATGGTGGATTTCATCAGGGTGGTGCGGGCGCGAATGAAACCATACGCCAGCGGATAGCTCATCAGAAGGCCAAATACCGCCGTTTTTGCGCTCAGCGCCACCGTGGTCATAAAGGCCTCGGCATAAAGGGATTTAAACAGGCCAGTGAAGTTAGCCAAGGTCAATCCGCCCACGTCCAGCGAACCCGGGATATAGGCCCGCACGCTGAATTGCATCACGGCGAACATGGCCACAATCAGCCCAAGCGCGGTCAGCGCGGCGGGAATAATGAACCAGGGTAGAAATGCCGGATTTCTTGTCATCAACGAAGCTACCTCAATTAATCTGTCGCGGCCCGCCATCGCGCGCGGGCGGCTAAGGCCGACCATGCCTCTTAATGGGACATGATGTTTTCCGAAAACCATTGGCGCCATTCCGCCGTTTTTTCAGCACGCAGTTGCGGGTCGGTATTGATAGTGGCATCCCATTGGGCGGCGGTGGTCAACATGCCCGGCAGTTTCGCCAGTTCCGGGTCGATATGCGCGTTGTTCACCGTGGGACTACCGCGGTAGATTTTCGCCACCTGTTCTTGGATCTCCGGCTTGAGGGCGATATTGATAAACCGGTAGGCCAGCTCGGCACGGGGGCTGCCTTTATTGATAGCGACAGTGTCCACGCCGAGGATGGCTCCCTCTTTCGGCACGGCAAGCTTAATGTCAACGCCTTCCGCCATCATGCTATAGGCGTTCATCGACAACATCACTTGTACCGGCGTTTCCCCGGTCGAGATCAGCTGCTGACTATTGGCGTCATTGGTATAAAAGGATTTAATGTTGGGAATCAACGCTTTCAATTTTTCTTGGCCTTGTTGCCAATGCGCGGCATCGGCGCCAGAGAGTTTCGCCGCCACGGCGATAATATGGCTCGGATCCCAATCCGGTAGCGCCAGCGTGCCCTTGAGTTCGGGTTTCCACAGATCATTCCAACTGCCGAAGGTTTCGCCCTTTGGCACCAAATCGGGACGATAGCCGATGGTGTAAACGTAGCCCCACACGCCAAGGTGATACGGACTGACTTTGGCCTGCTGCACCAAATTGGCCCCGTTGGGGATTTTAGTCATATCCAGTTTTTCAAACAGGCCGCTATTGGCATACAAGTAGCCGACATGTGCAGTGGTAAAGGTAACGTCGCTTTCCGGTGATGGGCCCGCCAGTTTGGCTTTATTCAACCGGTCTATGGTGCCCCCGGTGACAAACTGCACCTCCGCGCCGGTTTCTTTGGTGAATTCCTTGGCAATGGTTTCATCAATCAGATCTTTAAAACTGCCGCCCCAGGTGCTGACGATCAATTTATCCGCGGCCTGGGTATTGCCTGCACTAGCAACACTTGCCGTCAACAAGGTTAACGCCCAAATCTTACGCAACATATTCTCATCTCCCATAAATGAAACGGCTGACGCAAATGCATCCCTCCCCCGCCGGCTTGCGCCGCGCCAAAGCACGGCGTAAGCGGAAGCTTTGCATGGAGGGGATTCTGCCGTTGCGGCGCCAGGGGGTAAAACAGTATTTCCCTCGCTCTTGCGTCGGAATTTCTGATGCTAAAAACACGCCGCGACATCAAGGTTTTTTCAGCGTTGGGTTAAACGCGATATCTTGGCGGCGGTGAATCCCTCTGCGGCGAATGATGCGAGAATGTTATTGTGCGGTTTTCGGCATGATAAATGCATGTTAATCGACACTTGCAAAATGACTGGCGCGACACGAGCGCGTCAGCGCTATCGGGAGAACCTGCATGCTCAGTCGCATCACTCAGCGTCAGCTGGAATATTTTGTCGCTTCCGGGGAAGCGGGCAGCATCATCGGCGCATCGGAACGCATTCACGTATCATCGCCGTCGATTTCCGCCGCCATTACCCATATCGAATCCGAACTCGGCGTCCAGCTGTTTGTACGCCACCATGCGCAAGGCGTGTCGCTCACCGCTATCGGCCATCAGGTACTCAAAGAGGCCAAGCTGATTTTGGAGCAAATGTCGAACCTGTACACCATTGCGTCGGAATCGCTGAATAACGTGCGCGGTCCGCTGCGCGTTGGCTGTCTTGATACCTTGGCGCCAATGTTGACGCCGGAGCTGGTCTTCGGCTTTGGCCGCTCCTTTCCCGGCGTGCGTATCACGTTGGTCGAGGGCAATCATGAACAATTGCTAAAACAGTTGCGCTCGGCCGATATCGACATCGCGCTGACCTATGATCTGGTCCCCGCCAGCGATATTGCTTTTGCCTCTTTGGCGCAGTTGCCGCCGTATTTGATGGTCGGCGAGCATCATCCCCTCGCCACGCAATCGGCGGTGACGCTCCAGGATTTGGCCGATTTGCCGATGGTGCTGCTGGATATCCCGTGGAGCCGCGAATACTTTCTCGGCCTGTTTAGCGAAGCGGGCGTGGCGCCCAATATCGTGATGCGTTCAAGCAATTTGGAGGTGGTACGCGCCATGGTGGCGAACGGCGTCGGTTTTGGCATCGCCAACGTGCGGCCGAAAGCCAATTTGTCCCAGGATGGTAAACGCGTGATACGTGTCCGCCTGGCCGGGGTCAATAAGCCCATGCAGTTGGGTTATGCCACCGTGGCGCACGTCCAGCATTCGATGGTGGTAAATGCCTTCGCGGAACGCTGCCGCATGTTTATCTCGAACCAGTATATTCCCGGTATGGCGGCGCCAAGCTATTTTGATCCGCAAGTGGTGAAGGTGGCGTAATCCGCGGATTGCTCCTCTGATTATCGCGGCGCTGGGTTAATACCCGCGCTGCGGCAACACCTGATTGACCACCGCCTCACCGCGCGCAACGCGCTGGATATTGTCAGCCACCTGACGCGCGGCGGAAGCGGGATTCGCCACCGAGGCCAAATGCGGCGTAATAAGCACATTTTCCATTCCCCAGAGGGGATCGTCCGGCGGCAGAGGCTCGCTGTCGAACACGTCCAAGGTGGCTTCGGCGATCCGGCCGTGGCTTAAGGCCTGCGTCAGCGCCGTTTGGTCGACAATCGCCCCGCGCGAGACATTGATAAACGCACAACCTTGGGGCAATTGCGCCAGCCTGTCGGCGCTCAGCAACCCTTGCGTTTGCGGGGTCAAGGGCAACATCACCACCAAAATGTCGCTGTTTGCAAGGAAATCCCCCAGCGCCGGCAAGCCACTGTGGCATAAAATACCCGTCAGGTGTTTTTGCGAACGCGACCAACCGCGCACATCAAAGCCCTGGCGCGCCAATTCCAATGCCGCATGGGCCCCGAGCTCCCCTAACCCCAGCACGCCCACGCGAACGCTATGCGGCGGGCGCGGATGCAAATAATGCCAGCGACGGGCACGCTGCGCGCGTTCAAACGCGGGGATATCGCGCGCATAACGGAGTACCGCGAACAGCACGTAACCCGCCATCATGCGCGCCATATCCGGATCGGAGAGACGGATAATGGGGATATCGGGAAGATCGTCACGCCCCAGGAGCGAATCGACGCCGGCGCCGAGATTGACCAGCAGTTTTAAGTTGCGATAAGGGGCGAAAAAGCCGTGGGGCGGTCTCCACACCAACGCATAATGCACCGTGTCGACATGTTGCACGTCTTGCGCGCGACAAAGCGCGACCCCCGGTAGATGCGGTTGCAGCAGCGCCGACCACGCCTCGAAACTGTCGTACTCGCTATAGAACACTAATGTGCTCATGACGCTTTCGCCTGGATCAGCGCGACGATCGCCTCAATGGCCAATTCGTACCCCAGTACGCCAAGCCCGGCGATCACCCCGGTGGCGGCTTTTGACACCATCGAATGGTGCCGGAACGGTTCGCGCTGCCAGATGTTGCTCATATGCGCTTCGATTATCGGCCCGTCATACATCAGCAAACCATCCAGAATGGGGACGGAGCTGTAGGTTAACCCGGCGGCATTGATTATCAGCCCATCGGCCTGCTGGCGCGCCTCTTGGATCCAGTCAACGATGACGCCTTCATGATTACTTTGGCGAAATTGCAGTTCGACGCCCAAGGCCTGCGCGCGACGCTGGCAGCGCTCGCCAATGCTGGCAAAGCTTTCACGACCATAGGTTCCGCCCTTGTCCATGCCGTACAGGTTAGCGTTGGGACCATTGAGGAAAAAAATCTGTGATGACATAGGATCTCCCGATTACGCGTGCGGATGTGTGGCCGCCATCGCGGGATGGGCAGCGAACCTGGCGAACCAGGCGGCGGTCAAGGGATAGGCTTTGCGCCAGTTGAGATCGGCGAAACGAAAATCGAGATAGCCGAGGCCGCAACCCAGGGTGATAAGCCCGATCTCTTCGGGCTCAGTGTTAAACTGCGCAGCGTGGCGCTCTATTTCCGCAAGCGTGGCGGCCACTTTCGTTAGCTGCGCGTCAGCCCACGGTGACCACTGCCTGTCGGCCGGACGCGCGCTGTATTCGTAACGCGCAAGCAATGCGGCATCGAGCAGCCCGTCCCCCAACGCCTGACGCGTCAGGCATCGCCAGCGCGCGTCACCGGCTGGGGGAAACAGCGTGCCGTGGGCATAGGCATTGAGGTATTCACAAATCACCCGGCTGTCATACAGGCACAAACCGGCCGCGGTGCGCAGTGCCGGGACTTTCGCCAGGGGATTAAAGGCGGCAATGCGCTCATCGCGTTCAATGGGATGCGCCGCGCAATCAAGCCACTCAATGTCTTGCGCCAGCCCAAGACAATGGGCGGTGACCATGACTTTACGCACATAGGGGGACGTGCTGGCGTAATAGAGCTGCATCATGCTGCTTTCTCCAGATGATCCACCGCGAGCAGGACCTTGCCGATGTTCGCATTGGATTCCAAAATACGATGCGCCTGCGCGGCGTCTGCCAGGGGCAGAGTGCGGTGGATAACCGGCGCAAGTCTGCCCTCCGCCAGCAGCGGCAGCAAATGGGTGTGAAGACACTGCGCCAAGCGCGCTTTTTCCGCCGGGCTTTTAGGGCGCAGCGTCGAGGAGGTTAACGTCAAACCTTTGCGCATCACCTGTTGCAGGTCGAGCTCGATTGTCGCCCCCTGCATGAAAGACAGGCTGATATGCCGCCCGCCAGGCGCCAGCACGCTCAGATTGCGCGCCACCCCCTCGCCGCCGACGTTATCGAGCACCACATCGACGCCGCGTCCCTGCGTCTGCGCCAGGGTCACCGCCACGAAATCTTCCTCGTGTCGGTCTATCGCGCGCCAGACACCGAGACGCGCGAGCGCGGCGATTTTGTCCGCCCCGCCCGCCACGGCGATGACGCGTGCGCCGCAGCGTCTGGCACATTGGATCGCAAAGGTACCGACACCGCTGGCGGCCCCGTGGATCAACACCGTTTCCCCCGGCATCAACCTGCCACGTTCAAAAAGGTTGTGCCAGACGGTGAAGGCCGCTTCCGGCACGCCGGCGGCATGGGCGAGGGGTAAACATGCCGGCACCGGTAAGCACAGCTCGGCGCGGGCCAGGCAATACTGCGCGTAGCCGCCGCCGTTGACCAGCGCCATGACCGCTGCGCCCATCGCCGGCGGGTCAACGCCTGCGCCCTGCGCCACGACGGTGCCGGACACTTCCAGCCCCAGCACCGCCGTCACCCCCGGCGGCGGCGGCATGCCGGCACGCTGCATAATATCCGGGCGATTGACGCCGGCGCTGGCGACGCGGATCAGCACCTCCCCGGGTGCCGGCCGCGGTACGCCCAGCTCGACCAGTTGTAGTACCTCGGGACCGCCGGGTTCGCGGGCAATGACCGCCTTCATCATGTTGGGTATCATCTCAATTCATCCTTGTGTCGCGGCGCTAAAGGCGCACACGCCTTCATCAGTAAAAGTGATACCGACCACGCTACCCACCGGCCAGCATCGCAAGGCATCCAGTCCGGACTGACGCGCGAACAGCGTAGCGCTGCCGAGCGCGGGTACATCCAGATGCACATCAACGTGATCCCCCTGAAACACGTGGTGGACAACGGTGGCGCTGAGAAACGCCTGCGGGCCCAGCGCGGTGAGCTGAATATTTTCTGGACGTACATACACCGCCACCCGCTCGCCCACCGTCCCCTTGACCCGCGCGGCAGGCAAACGCAACGCATTGCCGCCCAACTCCAGTACCGCGGTGTTATCCTGGCGGGCATACATTGCGGGCAAGATGTTGACGTCACCGACAAAGCCCGCGACAAACGGATCTTGCGGCCTGCGATAGATTTCGTCGGGTGTGCCAATTTGGTGCACCCGCCCCGCCGACATCACCACCACCCGATCGCTCATGCTCAGCGCCTCGCCCTGATCGTGGGTGACGAACACCGCGGTCACGCCGAGCTTGCGCACTATCGCTTTTAGCTCGACCTGCATCGATAAGCGCAAATTCTTGTCCAGCGCGGAGAACGGTTCATCGAGCAGCAACACCTTCGGGCGGATGACCAACGCGCGGGCCAACGCCACGCGCTGCTGTTGGCCGCCGGATAACTCACGCGGTTTGCGCTTGCCATAGCCGGCCAACTTGACCAGCGCCAGCGCCTGCTCGACGCGTTCAGTGATTTCCGCCTTCGGCACGCCGCGCATGCGCAGCCCATAGCCGACGTTTTTTTCCACCGTCATATGCGGAAACAGCGCGTAATTTTGCAAGACGATGCCGATTTCGCGCTTATACGGCGGAATGTCGGTGACCAAATCGCCATCGATAAAGATTTCGCCCACGTCCGACTCGGTGAATCCGGCGATCAAATTCAATAAGGTGGTTTTACCGCAGCCGGAAGGACCGAGCAGCGTCATAAATTCCCCTTCCGCGATCATCAAGGACACCTGATGTAACGCGACGGTAGCGCCAAAGCGTTTGAGTACCCCATCTAACCGAACAGCGATAGGGGGTTTATGCGGCACGGCACGGTCCTCGCCGGACGGCCGCAAGGTAATAACCTCTTGACTTACCATGAATTCTCCCAAAATTGAGGCGATGACGGCGGGTCATAAGCATAAGGCTTCGGGACGCCGCACGAATGAGTACTTCGCGAAGCCCTGGTTTGGAAAACAGAAAGCAGACGTGATAGCCGGCATGATGGCGCGCGATAAACGATCATTGACACAGCCATCGGGCCAGGCGGCGCAACATGGCGTCACAGGCCGTTAATTGTTCGAGACGAATGAATTCGTCAGGTCTATGGCCCTGCGCCATACTGCCCGGCCCACATATCACGCTGGGAATCCCCGCCTGTTGGTATAAACCGCCTTCGGTGCCAAAAGCCACGGTAGCAAAGGGGAGTGAATCGGTGAGAAAGGCCAACAAGCGCGCGGCCGGGCTATCCGCGGCGGTATCGAGCCCGGGATAGCCACTAATCGGGTAAATGTGGATTGCCGTGTCTTGATTGACCGCGCGCATTTGCGGCAACAGCTCGTTTTGCGCGTAGTGTCGCAGTTCTTCCGCTACCCGTTGCGCATCGTCTCGCGGCAGCGTACGGATTTCAAAATCGAAAGAGCATTCGGCGGCGACAATATTGAGCGCGCGACCGCCCTGGATAACGCCGGTCTGCACGGTGGTAAACGGCGGGCTAAAGCGCGCATCCTGGTGCTCCGGCGCGGCCAGGCGCTCCCCTATCCGGGTCAAATAATGAATCAACTTTGCCGCGTATTCGATAGCGTTCACCCCTTGGGGCGCGTAGGCCGAATGGCAGGGAGATCCTTTAACATCGCAGCGCAGACCCAGTTTACCTTTGTGCCCTAACACCGGTTGTAATTCCGTCGGCTCACCGATGAGGCAAATATGCGGTTTTTCCGGGCACTGCGCCAGCGCATCCAATAAGGTCCGCACGCCCAGGCACCCGACTTCTTCATCATAGGAAATGGCCAAATGCAGAGGCTGCACCAGGGGTTGCGCCAAAAAATGCGGCACCGCCGCCAATATGCAGGCAATAAAGCCCTTCATATCCGCCGTGCCGCGTCCATACAGCTTGCCGTCGCGCTCGGTCAGGGCAAACGGGGGGACGCTCCAGGCTTGTCCATCCACCGGCACCACATCGCCATGCCCCGCCAGCATGACGCCGCCATCCCCCGCCGGGCCGATCCGGGCATAAAGATTGGCCTTGCTACCTTCACCGTTATGAATCAATTCACAACCGACGCCCAACGCCGTTAAGTAGCGCTGGATAAACGCGATCAGCAATAAATTGGATTCGCGACTGGTGGTATCAAACGCCACCAGCTGTTCTAGGAGTTCTCGACTGCTCAGCATTGCGCGTCCTCGCCGTTTACACGTCGCCCGGCACGCCGTAGCTCGGGGCCTGGGTGGGATCGAGCGCACGGGTAACGTAATCCTGCATCTGCGGCTGGTACGCTCGCCACAGTTTGCCGAGTTCGGCGATAGGGTCGCCGTCGCTCCAATCCACGCGCAGATCGATTAGCGGCCACGCCTGCTCATCCACGATCGCGAGCGCAGCGGAATGTACCGGCCCCGCTTCGCCGCCCGCGGCCGCGCCACACGCCAGTGCCACCCACAGCCGGTCCGCCAGGTGCCCCTGCCGTCCCGCGAACGCGGCCACCATGGCCGAGATAACCTCCTGATTCGCTAACAAATTACCTGCTGCAACGCAATCCACACCCGTGAGGGCGTGATGGATACCCAGGGTGTGCTCGCCGCTAAAGCAGGCGCTTTGCCCATCGACAGACAGCACCGTCACCTGGCGATAGTGACTGTAGGTGTCGCTGGCTAACCCGGCTTTGAGCGCGGCGTCTACCGTATCCCCTTCCTGCAACCGGTCGAGAATACGTGGCCCGAGCGCCGGCAGGGTGATATTTTGCGTGGCAACCGCGCCGACCCCGGCGCGTACCCACGGGCAACGCGCCCCGACGGCAATACTCGAAGAACTGATGGCAATGCCCAGTTGCCGGGTTTGCGCACAGCGCCCTACGATGGATAACGTCATCGCTATGCTCTCCTTATTGCGGTTGCCCGTCTTCGGGGATGACGGCGATGACATCAATTTCCATCAGCCATTCCGGCTGGCCTAATCCGGAAATGACCAAACCGGTGGAAATCGGAAACACCCCCTGCAACCATTTGCCAATCACCTGATACACCGGTTCGCGATAGCGTGGGTCAATAATGTAGGTCGTGGTTTTGACGATATGAGACAAGTCACTCCCCGCTTCTTCCAGCAACTGTTTCACGTTTTTCATCGCCTGCTCGGCCTGTGCCGCCGGGTCACCCAACCCGACCAGATTCCCATCAAAGTCGGTGCCGATCTGGCCGCGGACATAGACGGTATTGCCGGCGCGTACCGCCTGACAAAGATCGTTGGAGAGCGTTTGATTCGGGTAAGTGTCTTTCGTATTGAATTTGCGAATGCGTGTATGCGTACTCATGGTGTCCTGCCAAGAAAGGGGGAATGTTACTGGCAAGGTATAGCGTTATTCGCCCGGCGGGCAAAATAGCATTTACCCGCGGCAGTGCTTTGAAAAAACCGAAGATACGCGGTATTGATGGCAAAGCGGCACCGCGGCGTTCGACTCTGTCGTTTTCCGGGAACCTGTCGGCACCCTGACCCTTGAATGTAGGGCGGAACAGCGCATGCGCCGGCAGTGACGCGGAAAGAACCGGTGAAGGCATCGCCGTCAGCGGGTGGCCGGCCGGTATCGCTTTAGCATTTCGTCAGCGGCGCTATGCCTGCGCAACGCGGCCAAGATGGACAGCCGCCAATTAACAACGGGCAAACGCGCTGGTTCTCAATTTTCTAACCACTGCTTCGTCAAGATAAAACCACCTGACAGCTAAATTCACTTATAGTAGGCCCTGTTGAATACGGTCATTGATTCACTTTTTCCGCCACAGCACAGTAATTAAAAGTCGGTTTTTGGGTAAGGGGTCATGAGGGCGATTAGCGCTGACAATCCACCCGGTATAATGAATTAAATAAGTACACTCCATTTGGATATCGGGTAATTTCTCGAATTTGACGAAATAACACCAGCACAGATGGCGGTCAACCCCAACCCGTAACGAGGTGAATTTTGAAATCTATTGCGATTCGTTTTGTCATGCTCGCCACTTTGGTGTTTTCAGAAACAGCGGTCTCTGCTGAGAAACTTATTTTCGGCAATGAAGGCAGCTACCCGCCCTTCAGCATTGTGGACACCGCGGGCAAGCTTACCGGCGTGGAACCTGAGCTGGCGCGGGAGATGTGCAAACGTATGAATGTCGAGTGCGACATCGTGGTGATGGATTTCAAAGCCCTGATCCCCGCGTTGCTTGCCAAGAAACTTGACGGTGTCACCACCCAAATCAAACCCTCCCCGGAGCGTAAAGCGAAAGTGCTCTTCGGCATGCCTATCG
This region includes:
- a CDS encoding ABC transporter ATP-binding protein, whose translation is MVSQEVITLRPSGEDRAVPHKPPIAVRLDGVLKRFGATVALHQVSLMIAEGEFMTLLGPSGCGKTTLLNLIAGFTESDVGEIFIDGDLVTDIPPYKREIGIVLQNYALFPHMTVEKNVGYGLRMRGVPKAEITERVEQALALVKLAGYGKRKPRELSGGQQQRVALARALVIRPKVLLLDEPFSALDKNLRLSMQVELKAIVRKLGVTAVFVTHDQGEALSMSDRVVVMSAGRVHQIGTPDEIYRRPQDPFVAGFVGDVNILPAMYARQDNTAVLELGGNALRLPAARVKGTVGERVAVYVRPENIQLTALGPQAFLSATVVHHVFQGDHVDVHLDVPALGSATLFARQSGLDALRCWPVGSVVGITFTDEGVCAFSAATQG
- the argE gene encoding acetylornithine deacetylase, coding for MLSSRELLEQLVAFDTTSRESNLLLIAFIQRYLTALGVGCELIHNGEGSKANLYARIGPAGDGGVMLAGHGDVVPVDGQAWSVPPFALTERDGKLYGRGTADMKGFIACILAAVPHFLAQPLVQPLHLAISYDEEVGCLGVRTLLDALAQCPEKPHICLIGEPTELQPVLGHKGKLGLRCDVKGSPCHSAYAPQGVNAIEYAAKLIHYLTRIGERLAAPEHQDARFSPPFTTVQTGVIQGGRALNIVAAECSFDFEIRTLPRDDAQRVAEELRHYAQNELLPQMRAVNQDTAIHIYPISGYPGLDTAADSPAARLLAFLTDSLPFATVAFGTEGGLYQQAGIPSVICGPGSMAQGHRPDEFIRLEQLTACDAMLRRLARWLCQ
- a CDS encoding DUF1028 domain-containing protein, with protein sequence MTLSIVGRCAQTRQLGIAISSSSIAVGARCPWVRAGVGAVATQNITLPALGPRILDRLQEGDTVDAALKAGLASDTYSHYRQVTVLSVDGQSACFSGEHTLGIHHALTGVDCVAAGNLLANQEVISAMVAAFAGRQGHLADRLWVALACGAAAGGEAGPVHSAALAIVDEQAWPLIDLRVDWSDGDPIAELGKLWRAYQPQMQDYVTRALDPTQAPSYGVPGDV
- a CDS encoding RidA family protein; the protein is MSTHTRIRKFNTKDTYPNQTLSNDLCQAVRAGNTVYVRGQIGTDFDGNLVGLGDPAAQAEQAMKNVKQLLEEAGSDLSHIVKTTTYIIDPRYREPVYQVIGKWLQGVFPISTGLVISGLGQPEWLMEIDVIAVIPEDGQPQ